The segment CACCGGGCGCAGCCTGAAGGTGGCGCTGGAGACGTCGCGCAAGGCGATCCTGCTGTACAGCGCCACCGACATCGAGATGTGGCCGACCGCACAGGTGCACGAGCATCCGTTCCTGCAGCGGCTCGGACCGGACGCGCTCGATGCCTCGCTCGAGACAGGCACCGTCGAAGCAAGGCTGCGCGATCCGCGCTTCGCCCGGCGCCGGCTCGGCGCACTGCTGCTGGACCAGGCCTTCATCGCCGGACTGGGCAATTACCTGCGTGTGGAGATCCTGTGGGAGGCCGGACTGGACCACGACCGCCGCCCCTGTGACCTGGACGACACCGAGCGTGCCCTGCTGGCCGGGGCGATTCTCGATCTGCCGCGCCGCTCGTACCGCACCCGCGGCCGTCGCGGCGCCGGGCACCTGCAGGACACGCCGTTCCGCTTCCGCGCATACGGGCGCGCCGGCGAAGCCTGCGAGCGCTGCCTCACGCCGATCGAGAAGTCGATGGTGGCCAGCCGACCGTTCTACGCCTGCCCGCACTGCCAGCGCTGAGCACACGGCCGGCTCGGGTTACCATGGCGGTCCATGCGCAGGGCGTTCCGCCTTTCGGCGCGCCCGCCCAGGAATATCCATGAGTCGCAATCCGTTGCAGGACCTGATCGACAGCAACCGGCGCTGGTCGGCCAACGTCCGCGAGGAAGACCCCGCCTTTTTCGAACGGCTGGCCGGGCAGCAGTCGCCCAAGTACCTGTGGATCGGC is part of the Dyella thiooxydans genome and harbors:
- the nei gene encoding endonuclease VIII, which gives rise to MPEGPEIRRAADALAKAVAGEPLVQAWFAPPALKRHEKKLVGRRIEAITPHGKALLTRFDNGLTLYSHNQLYGVWRVAGAGERPATGRSLKVALETSRKAILLYSATDIEMWPTAQVHEHPFLQRLGPDALDASLETGTVEARLRDPRFARRRLGALLLDQAFIAGLGNYLRVEILWEAGLDHDRRPCDLDDTERALLAGAILDLPRRSYRTRGRRGAGHLQDTPFRFRAYGRAGEACERCLTPIEKSMVASRPFYACPHCQR